The genomic region GGCCCGTGCCGCTGGCGAAGTGGCACCGCTGATGCTGGTGGGTGTGGTGAAACTGGCGCCGTCGCTGCCGCTGGACGGTAACTACCCGTACCTGCACCTGGATCAGAAGATCATGCACCTGGGCTTCCACATCTACGACGTCGGCTTCCAGAGCCCCAACGTCGAGGCGGCGCGCCCACTGGTGTACGCCACCGCGTTGCTGCTGGTGCTGGTGATCGCCACGTTGAACCTGTCGGCCGTGTGGATCCGTAACCACCTGCGCGAGAAGTACAAGGCGCTGGACAGCTGATGACGCATTACCTGTAGGAGCAAGGCTTGCCCGTCATCCCGGAGTCGCTACTGCGCCGGTGGAATTGGGGCAAGCCCGGCTCCTGCACAGAGATTGATTGCACACGCCGCGAAGCGGCGTACCGAAACGAATTTGTTAGCGCAGGGAGTTTACCCATGCAGCATGAAACCCAACCCCACGGCATCAACATGTCCGCCCTGGGTCGCAGCAAGCAGAGCCTGGACCTGGCCAGCGAAACCGTGGCCATCGAAGTGCCCGGTCTGAGCCTGTTCTACGGTGAGAAACAGGCACTGTTCGACGTCAGCATGAACATTCCCAAGCAACGCGTGACGGCCTTCATCGGCCCGTCCGGTTGCGGCAAGTCGACCCTGCTGCGCACCTTCAACCGGATGAACGATCTGGTCGACGGCTGTCGCGTACAAGGCGAGATCAACCTCTACGGCAACAACATCTATCGCAAGGGCGAGGACGTGGCCGAGCTGCGTCGCAAGGTCGGCATGGTGTTCCAGAAGCCCAACCCGTTCCCCAAGACCATCTACGAAAACGTGGTCTATGGCTTGCGGATCCAGGGCATCAACAAGAAGCGCGTGCTCGACGAGGCCGTGGAATGGGCGCTCAAGGGTGCCGCCTTGTGGGATGAAGTGAAGGACCGCCTGCACGAATCCGCACTTGGCCTGTCCGGTGGCCAACAGCAGCGTCTGGTGATTGCCCGGACCATCGCCGTGGAGCCGGAAGTCCTGCTGCTCGACGAACCGTGCTCGGCACTCGACCCGATCTCGACCCTCAAGGTCGAGGAACTGATCTACGAACTGAAATCCAAGTTCACCATTGTTATCGTGACCCACAACATGCAGCAGGCGGCCCGGGTTTCGGACTACACCGCGTTCATGTACATGGGCAAACTGGTGGAATTCGGCGATACCGATACCCTGTTCACCAATCCGGCGAAGAAGCAGACCGAAGATTACATCACCGGTCGTTATGGCTAGCAGCGGCGGCGGGCCGTACTCCAGGGGCGGCAAGATGGACGCTGTGCAGAACCCGGATCAACCCATAACTGCTTGAAACGTGCGGCGTGACACCCGCAACTTTCGCGGAGCGAACCCAATGATTGATAAAGAAGGTCTAACCCATCACATCTCCGCGCAGTTCAACGCGGAGTTGGAAGAAGTGCGCAGCCACCTGCTGGCCATGGGCGGACTGGTGGAAAAGCAGGTCAACGACTCGGTGACCGCGCTGATCGAGGCCGACTCCGGTCTGGCCCAGCAAGTGCGTGAGATCGATGAGCAGATCAACCAGATGGAACGCAATATCGACGAAGAGTGCCTGCGCATTCTCGCCCGGCGCCAGCCGGCGGCATCCGACCTGCGGCTGATCATCAGTATCTCCAAGTCGGTGATCGACCTTGAGCGTATCGGCGATGAAGCCACCAAGATCGCTCGTCGTGCCATCCAGTTGTGCGAAGAGGGCGAAGCGCCGCGTGGTTATGTCGAAGTGCGGCACATCGGCGACCAGGTGCGTAACATGGTTCGCGACGCGCTGGACGCCTTCGCCCGCTTCGACGCCGAGCTGGCACTCTCCGTGGCGCAGTACGACAAGATCATCGACCGCGAGTACAAGACCGCGCTGCGTGAGCTGGCCACCTACATGATGGAAGACCCCCGCTCTATCTCGCGGGTTCTGAGCATCATCTGGGTGCTGCGTTCGCTGGAGCGTATCGGCGACCACGCGCGTAATATCTCGGAGCTGGTAATCTATCTGGTACGCGGTACCGACGTACGGCACATGGGTCTCAAGCGCATGCGTCAGGAAGTTGAGGGCGTGTCCCCCGAAACTGCTAATGTTATGGACAAAGCTGACGATAAGTAAGATTGCCCGAGAAAAACGCCCGGCCAAAGGCCGGGCGTTTTTGTTTGTGGCCTACGAATTTTACGCGCCTTGCGAGCGATAAAATCCCGGCGTG from Pseudomonas asplenii harbors:
- the pstB gene encoding phosphate ABC transporter ATP-binding protein PstB; the protein is MQHETQPHGINMSALGRSKQSLDLASETVAIEVPGLSLFYGEKQALFDVSMNIPKQRVTAFIGPSGCGKSTLLRTFNRMNDLVDGCRVQGEINLYGNNIYRKGEDVAELRRKVGMVFQKPNPFPKTIYENVVYGLRIQGINKKRVLDEAVEWALKGAALWDEVKDRLHESALGLSGGQQQRLVIARTIAVEPEVLLLDEPCSALDPISTLKVEELIYELKSKFTIVIVTHNMQQAARVSDYTAFMYMGKLVEFGDTDTLFTNPAKKQTEDYITGRYG
- the phoU gene encoding phosphate signaling complex protein PhoU, with product MIDKEGLTHHISAQFNAELEEVRSHLLAMGGLVEKQVNDSVTALIEADSGLAQQVREIDEQINQMERNIDEECLRILARRQPAASDLRLIISISKSVIDLERIGDEATKIARRAIQLCEEGEAPRGYVEVRHIGDQVRNMVRDALDAFARFDAELALSVAQYDKIIDREYKTALRELATYMMEDPRSISRVLSIIWVLRSLERIGDHARNISELVIYLVRGTDVRHMGLKRMRQEVEGVSPETANVMDKADDK